In a genomic window of Urocitellus parryii isolate mUroPar1 chromosome 2, mUroPar1.hap1, whole genome shotgun sequence:
- the Adipoq gene encoding adiponectin — protein sequence MLLLQALLLLLGLLSHAQDVTTEGPGALLPMPKGACAGWMAGIPGHPGHNGTPGRDGRDGTPGEKGEKGDAGLVGPKGDTGEIGVTGAEGPRGFPGIPGRKGEPGEGAYVYRSAFSVGLETKDTIPNVPIRFTKIFYNQQNHYDGTTGKFHCNIPGLYYFSYHITVYLKDVKVSLFKKDKATLFTYDQYQDKNVDQASGSVLLHLEVGDQVWLQVYGDGEHNGVYADNVNDSTFTGFLLYHDTN from the exons ATGCTGTTGCTGCAAGCCCTTCTACTGCTATTAGGCCTGCTTAGTCATGCCCAGGATGTTACCACTGAAGGGCCAGGAGCCCTGCTTCCCATGCCCAAGGGGGCCTGTGCAGGTTGGATGGCAGGCATCCCAGGGCATCCTGGTCATAATGGAACCCCAGGCCGTGATGGAAGAGATGGCACCCCTGGTGAGAAGGGTGAGAAGGGAGATGCAG GTCTTGTTGGTCCTAAGGGTGACACTGGTGAAATTGGAGTGACTGGGGCTGAAGGTCCCCGAGGCTTTCCAGGAATCCCAGGCAGGAAAGGAGAACCTGGAGAAGGTGCTTATGTATACCGGTCAGCATTCAGTGTGGGACTGGAAACCAAGGACACCATCCCCAATGTTCCCATTCGTTTTACCAAGATCTTCTACAATCAGCAAAACCACTATGATGGCACCACTGGCAAATTCCACTGCAACATTCCTGGGCTGTACTACTTCTCCTACCATATCACAGTCtacctgaaggatgtgaaggtcAGCCTCTTCAAGAAGGACAAAGCTACGCTCTTCACCTATGACCAGTACCAGGACAAGAATGTGGACCAGGCCTCTGGCTCTGTGCTCCTTCATCTGGAGGTGGGCGATCAAGTCTGGCTTCAGGTGTATGGGGATGGAGAACATAATGGAGTCTATGCTGACAATGTTAATGACTCTACCTTCACAGGATTTCTTCTCTACCATGACACCAACTGA